The nucleotide window TCCTGCGGGGTTAAGAGCCAGCCCAGTATTGGAAACTATAGTAGCGTTTGCAAGTCAGTGCACACTCGTTCGACCGCTGTCGTGCAATCGTATGTGTCACCAGTTACAAACGCTACTATATGTTCAGTGAATATCTCTACTTCATACACAAGAAGAGAGCTTCACTCCGGACGAAACCGCGAAAGGAGTATCCGAGTGACTCACACACGTTACAGTTCTACGTGTGTAACGCCGGTCCTGCTGGATTTCGTCTACCGACGAGGTCCACGGTGGACAGTCGTATCCGAGTAACTCGGATTCATGACGCTATCCTGTCTCGGGTGTATGCCGGGGATATAGCTGGGTGGTTGTCCGTTGTTCCTCTGGATGTTTTCGGCAACACGGTACATTCAGGATAATACCTATTGTTTCGGAGTTATATGTCATAGCTGATGGACTCCGTTAATCCTGCGACGGGAGAGCGAATCGGGACGTACGAAGCGGACAGTACAGCGGTGGTCGAGTCAAAGCTCGAAACCGCCGCTGAAACGTTCGTTGAGTGGCGCGAACGACCGCTTCGTGAGCGAGAGGAACTCCTCGCCGCTGCTGGCGACGTACTTCGCGAGAACGAAGAGCGGTATGCGACGTTGATGACTCGTGAGATGGGAAAACCCATCTCCCAGGCACGTGCGGAAGTACAGAAATGTGCGTGGGCGTGTGACCACTATGCTGAATATGCGAGTGCCTATCTCGAACCGGAGCACCACCCGAGTCCGCCCGGAACGAAAGTAAAGACCGTCCACGAACCGCTTGGTCCGGTACTGGCGGTGATGCCGTGGAATTACCCGTTCTGGCAGGTCATTCGATTCGCCGCTCCGTACATCACTGCTGGTAACGTTGGGTTGCTCAAACACGCCTCGAACGTCCCGGGATGTGCACAGGCGCTCGAAGAGGTCTTTCTCGAAGCGGGCTACCCGGAAGGGGCCTTCCAAAGCCTCATGGTCGGGTCTGAGAAGGTCGACAGTGTCATCGAAGATGACCGAGTCCGCGCTGTGACACTTACCGGAAGTGGGCCTGCTGGACGCGCGGTCGCGGAGACGGCTGGCAAAAACCTGAAAAAAACGGTGCTTGAACTCGGGGGAAGCGACCCGTTCATCGTCCTCGACGATGCCGACCTCGATGCTGCCGTCGAGACCGGTGTTCTGGCCCGGAATCAGAACAATGGGCAGTCGTGTATCGCCGCGAAACGCTTTATCGTCCACGAAGCGGTCTACGAGACATACGTTGACCGACTCGTGAGTGCCTTTGCGGACCAGACGATTGGCGACCCGATGGACACAGAAACAGATATTGGTCCACAGGCGGACCCAGACCTGATGGCTGGCCTCCACGAACAAGTGACTGCCAGCGTCGAAGCTGGTGCAACTGTTCGTACGGGTGGTGAACCGCTTGACCGTACAGGCGCATATTACCCTCCCACGGTGCTGACGGACATCCCCGCAGGGTGTCCAGCCGATACGGAAGAACTGTTCGGGCCAGTCGCAGCGGTGTACAAAGTTAGTGATGCCGAGGAAGCAGTCGACGTGGCCAACGACACGCGATTCGGTCTCGGGGCGAGTATTTGGACGGCTGATAGAGAACGTGGCGAACGTCTGGCGAATCGGATTGACGCTGGATGCGTCTACGTGAACCAACTGACCAAATCTGACCCTCGTGTTCCGTTCGGCGGAATCGGTGACTCGGGATACGGCCGTGAACTCTCCGGACCCGGTATTCGAGAGTTCGTCAATCGCAAGACCGTTTGGGTGGAATAGTACTGTCTGAATAGTTCGCAAACAGCCTCCCACCCGTTATCTGGAACTCAGTCGAGTGACGACCGTCTGTCCCGGTCGGTATACAACTAGCCGGGTCAGCAAGGTCGGTATATAACTAGCAAGTTCAGTACACAACCAGCAAGGCCAATATATAACCACGCAAATTTCAGCAACTGAGATATGCCTCGCGTTTTCGGGACAAGAGCTAAATCGTAGATACTTCGATGATAAAATATGACTAAACAATCCCGTTCGAATCGTCCGGTAACCACGACGGAGTCATCGATTCAAATCTTGCAACGACTAAAGGACAACCCGGGCCGCACGCTCGATGAACTCACCGAGGAACTCGACATGGCTCGCAGTACTATCCATCGACATCTCCTCACTCTCGAGGACAATGACCTGCTCTTCAGAGAGAACGGGCAGTTCTATCTCAGCCTCTGGCTCTTAGACTTCGGAATCAGCGCTCGTGACCGCATCTCGTTTTTCGATGTCGCCCGAAAACAGGTCGACCGCTTAGCTGAAGAGACCGGGGAGAAAGTCTGGCTCGTCGCGAAGGAGGGAGACTATAGCGTTCACTTGTACAAAGCCTCGGGTGCGAGTCCGTTAGAGACGTCTGCCCGTGTTGGCCAACGTCGGCATCTCCACCAACTCGCTGCCGGGAAGGCGATTCTGGCGTATCTTCCCGAAGAAGAAAGCCAAGGAATCATCGACCGGCAAGGGCTGGTGGAAGCAACTGGACAGACGATTACTGACAGAGAAGCGCTCTTCGAAGAGTTAGCGGAGATTCGGGAACGAGGATACGCGTTCAACCTCGGTGAATCGATTGAGGGACTGAATGCAGTTGGGGCTCCAATTCGTGACGAAGAGGGCATGCCGGTCGGTGGAATCAGTATCTCTGGCCCCGCCAATCGGGTTAAAGGAGGTCTCTTGAAAGATGAACTACCGGATAAGTTACTGGCCACAATCGACGAGATACACATCAATATCAGATACGGGGGGTCCCGCTAAGAGCCCGCCAATCTGGGCATCTCCCGGTTTCGGGTGCGCTTGAACAGGATACCAGCCCACGTTGCTCTTTCACAATGTTATTTACCTCTCTAATGACAAGACGGTGTATGCGAATCGCAATAGTCGGCGGTACCGGAGACTTCGGACAGGGGATTGCAGTTCGACTCGGAGCGCATACGGACCACGAGCTCACCATCGGGTCTCGAACTGCGGAGAAAGCAGTCGACGCGGCGGCAGCATACTGTGAAATCATCGATTACCGGAGTACTGAAAGTATCTCTGGGGCATCTAATGACCGTGCTGTGAGTACCGCTGAAATCGCGATACTGGCAGTTCCCCCGTTTCATATCCGGGATACGGTTCGCGGTCTCTCCGAGCAACTGAAAGAGACGACGCTCGTCACACCTGCTGTCGGACTTGCGAAAGATGAGACTGGCTTTCATTACCGGCCTCCGGACGAAGGAAGCGTCACCGAGTTAGTTGCCGACGTAGCACCGGACGAGACCCCAGTCGTCGGTGCCTTTCACAACCTCCCGGCAGGGAAACTCGCGGACCTCGAGACGGATCTCGACGTTGACACCCTAGTCGTCGGTAACGACCCGGATGCAAGAGGAAGAGTTGCGTCACTCGCAGAAGAAATTGAGGGTATCACCGCGTATGAAGCGGGACCGATAACTAATGCTTCGGAAATTGAGGGAATAACGCCGTTGCTCATCAATCTCGCTCGGTATAATGAACAACTTCAGGATGTGGGTGCCAGATTTTGCTAACAACCACAGAGTGGGGCGAAACTGACCGCTCTCTCCGGCCATTGAACTGAGTTAGGCGTCGTTGTGCGCATTGTCGAGGTACCCATCCCCAGACACGTCACACTCGACAACCTTTTTTGAAGCGAAAACAGCCCTCACAGACTATCTGGCAGCGGTGGCGAACCGATGTCTTAGTCGACAGGTTTCGTCTCGAAAGGGTACGCTACTACCGTCCACCGAAACAAGAGGTCGAACACGCTTCGGTACAGAAGGCGTAGTCGGATATCTCGCCGTTAGAATCACGGACGGTGACATTCCGATACCGCGTCTTTTCTTCAATCTCTTCTCCGCAGTAATCGCACCGATGCGTAGAAAGACGGTCTAGTGACACTCGGATGGACCGTCTTTCAACGTTTACAGACGCCGGCTTCGGTATCTGTTGTGCCTGTGCAGCGGTTACCGTCTGTTGGTCACGATACGTGTGTTTGTTATGTGCGTTCATATTGGTCGTTGGATGGTTGTCGTAGTTAGTGTGCAAGCGCCTCGTGGCTGGGGTCAGTTGATCCGGAAGTTCGTCGTTGAAACTTTCCGAGTCAAACCACAACTGGCGTTTTCTACCTGCGCGTGGGTGGTTGCCCACACCGTGGTAGTCTACGCCAGTTTATATGTGAAAAATGTAAAGAACGTAAAAATGGAACCGAGAGGCTCAAGAACGGTCGAACACCGGGACGAGTGGCTTGAATCGCAAGCCATCGATATTCCCGAAGACATAGTAAATCCAACTATGGCAATCTACTTAATAGTTGCGTGCTACCATGAATCACAATTCACGGTCACGTTGAGACTATTGATGCCCCGGCCGAGGTGCCAATGTGAAACGAATTACGGTTTCTCTAATCGAAATTCAAGAACAATATTTTCTATATTATACAATATAATTCTGGTTTCTTGTCCGACTTCCAACTCGTGAGTTATGGATGTTCCCGATTTGCACCGGGGGAGTTGATTCGACACTTGAGATGAGTTCGTTCGACCAAATCCAGTTGATGTACGTTCTAAACGCAAGGCAACGCCCTGGTTATGATTCCTTCCTACGAGAGAAGCGGCTTCAAGGAACTCGATTTTCGGTACTCTATGAAGGAATGTGGCCGCTACCCCCCTACACTGTCTTGTC belongs to Haloferax mediterranei ATCC 33500 and includes:
- a CDS encoding NAD-dependent succinate-semialdehyde dehydrogenase, whose amino-acid sequence is MDSVNPATGERIGTYEADSTAVVESKLETAAETFVEWRERPLREREELLAAAGDVLRENEERYATLMTREMGKPISQARAEVQKCAWACDHYAEYASAYLEPEHHPSPPGTKVKTVHEPLGPVLAVMPWNYPFWQVIRFAAPYITAGNVGLLKHASNVPGCAQALEEVFLEAGYPEGAFQSLMVGSEKVDSVIEDDRVRAVTLTGSGPAGRAVAETAGKNLKKTVLELGGSDPFIVLDDADLDAAVETGVLARNQNNGQSCIAAKRFIVHEAVYETYVDRLVSAFADQTIGDPMDTETDIGPQADPDLMAGLHEQVTASVEAGATVRTGGEPLDRTGAYYPPTVLTDIPAGCPADTEELFGPVAAVYKVSDAEEAVDVANDTRFGLGASIWTADRERGERLANRIDAGCVYVNQLTKSDPRVPFGGIGDSGYGRELSGPGIREFVNRKTVWVE
- a CDS encoding IclR family transcriptional regulator — translated: MTKQSRSNRPVTTTESSIQILQRLKDNPGRTLDELTEELDMARSTIHRHLLTLEDNDLLFRENGQFYLSLWLLDFGISARDRISFFDVARKQVDRLAEETGEKVWLVAKEGDYSVHLYKASGASPLETSARVGQRRHLHQLAAGKAILAYLPEEESQGIIDRQGLVEATGQTITDREALFEELAEIRERGYAFNLGESIEGLNAVGAPIRDEEGMPVGGISISGPANRVKGGLLKDELPDKLLATIDEIHINIRYGGSR
- the npdG gene encoding NADPH-dependent F420 reductase; this translates as MRIAIVGGTGDFGQGIAVRLGAHTDHELTIGSRTAEKAVDAAAAYCEIIDYRSTESISGASNDRAVSTAEIAILAVPPFHIRDTVRGLSEQLKETTLVTPAVGLAKDETGFHYRPPDEGSVTELVADVAPDETPVVGAFHNLPAGKLADLETDLDVDTLVVGNDPDARGRVASLAEEIEGITAYEAGPITNASEIEGITPLLINLARYNEQLQDVGARFC
- a CDS encoding DUF7576 family protein — its product is MNAHNKHTYRDQQTVTAAQAQQIPKPASVNVERRSIRVSLDRLSTHRCDYCGEEIEEKTRYRNVTVRDSNGEISDYAFCTEACSTSCFGGR